Within the Echinicola sp. 20G genome, the region TCTTCTTATCGAGATATGCCCTACATTCTTGGATCTTATCAGTTGCTTCCTTGGATAGCACCAACTTCTTATTACTTTTCAGCACCTCACTCAATGAATCCAAGCTAAACAGTCTGCTACTGATTTCATGGACTTTTCTATTTGCCTCAACTTCTATCATACAAGTCTTAGATTTAAAACAGGTTTATATTCTGATACAAATTTCCTTAAATTGACTAATAATAAAAAATAGTATTAAATTCACTTATTAATAACTAAAAGTGATTAGTAATGGAGATTCGTCAACTCAAATATTTCATGGTATTATCGGAAGAGCTGCATTTTCACAAAGCCGCAGAGAAACTATGTATTGTTCAACCTGCTCTCTCAAAACAACTTAAATTGCTAGAAGAAGAGCTGGGAATAGCCTTACTTCAAAGAGATAAACGAAATGTGAAGCTAACAGCTGCTGGCAAATATTTTAAAGCAGAAATTAGGGTAATATTAGACCAACTTGAGTTGGTCAAAAGCCATACTAGACTAATCCAAGAAGGCGAAAAGGGAGAAATTAGAATTGGCTATGTAGGATCCTGTATCCATACTTTCTTACCTGATGTTTTGACAGAAATGCATAATTCCTTTCCCCATATCCAAACTTACCTTAACGAAATGACCTCGTCTACCCAACTGGAGGCCATAAAAAATGGAGAACTGGACATTGCCTTCTTGAGGAACCCGTACCCTGATCCATTATACGGCAGCCAACTGGTCTTTAGGGAAACCTTTTCATTGGTCTTACCAGAGAACCACCACACAAGCGAGCATAATTTTCAAGGGCTTTCCCAATTAGCAAATGAAGAATTTATCCTTCCTACACGAGCTGATGGAGAGCTTTATTATCGTGTACAGTTAAGTATTTGTGAAGACAGTGGCTTTTCACCGCGAATAGCCCATGAAACCGTTCACGGACATACTGTCTTAAACTTGGTGGGGCATGGCCTAGGAATTACATTTTTACCTACCTCTTTTGAAGAGGTCTCCAACGCTGCAGTAAAGTTCATCCCACTACCCAACATCAATCAAAGAGCGGAAATCACCGCGCTATGGAACAAGGAAAACCCTAACCCCAGCCTCAAAAAACTACTAAACTTTATCCCTCGACCGGAATAAATCAATTAAACCTTGGTAGTAGACAATTGCCATTTGTAAAAAACCTCAACTAATAGGTTTATCAAAATTATTTTTTTCATTAACTTACTAACCCTTTTAAAAACAAATACAAAAAGTCAGTTTATGAAAGTTTTAAGAAAATATAACCTTCTTTTAGCTTCACATTGACCCAAAATCTATCAAAGCAAATAAATTAAAAGTATGAAAAAGCAACTTTGGATGATTGTATTGGCTTGCCTTTGTCTTGGTACGGTCCAAGCGCAACAGAGCAATATTCCATCCATCATCCCCAATCCGGCCAGCATGGAGCTACTTGAAGGCCAATTTATCCTTAATGAAGAGGTATATATTATCGCTAAGGATGAAATTTCAAGAAAGTCAGCCTCACTTTTCAACGATTTTCTCCAAAAGCAATATCATCTATCTCTTCCCATCACCGAACAAGACCAAAAAGGAAGTACGATTAAACTAAACCTTACACCCAACGCTGAAAAACCTGAAGCTTACCATCTAAAAGTAGAAAGCGAAGGCATTACTATTTCCGGTGATCACAGCGGCATTTTTTATGGCCTCCAGTCAACGCTTCAGTTAATCTCCAATAATGGAACGCAATTAAGCGTACCTGCTATAAACATCCAGGATGAGCCTGAATTTGCCTATAGGGGAATTATGCTCGATGTAAGCCGCCACTTCTTCGAAGTTGATCAGATCAAAAAAATGATTGATTTAATGGCCTATTTTAAGTTCAACAAAATGCATTGGCATTTGACAGAAGACCAAGGCTGGAGATTGGAAATAAAAAAATACCCAAAGCTGACAGAAATTTCAGCTTGGAGGGACAGCACCATCATTGGCCAGTATTATGATTTTAAGCCGTTTATTTATGATGGTGTAAAGCATGGCGGTTACTATACCCAAGAAGAAGCCAAGGAAGTGGTAAAATACGCTGCTGAAAGAATGATCACCGTAATTCCTGAGATAGAACTTCCTGGCCACAGTTCAGCTGCATTAGCTGCATACCCTGAATTTGGCAGCTTCGACATGGATGGCGACAAACCTGAGGACAGTAAACCTTTATCAGGCAGCATTATGGCCATGAAAGAAAATGGCGAACCATATGACAACGACCTGAATACACAAGTACCAGGTTTCTGGGGAGTACATCCTAACATATACGGTGTCAAAGAAGAAACTTTTCAATTCCTTGAAGATGTATTGACAGAAGTAATGGAAATCTTCCCAAGTGAATACATCCACATCGGTGGTGATGAAGTACCAAAAGACCATTGGAAAACTTCACCAATTTCCCAAAGGCTAATCAAAAAGGAAAAGTTAGCTGACGAACATGAGCTACAAAGCTATTTTGTAACAAGAATGGAAAAGTTTCTTAACGAAAACGGAAGAAAGCTAATTGGCTGGGATGAAATCCTGGAGGGTGGTTTAGCACCAAACGCCACTGTAATGAGCTGGAGAGGTGAAAAAGGAGGAATCGCTGCTGCAAAAATGAGTCATGATGTCATTATGACTCCAAACAGCCACATGTACTTTGACCATTACCAAGCCGAAGACAAAATCACCGAACCTCTTGCAATTGGCGGCTTCCTACCTTTAGAAAAAGTTTATAGCTATTCTCCAAGACCAGAATCATTATCATCAGAAGAGCAAAAGTTCATCTTAGGCGTGCAAGCCAACTTATGGACAGAATATATTGCCACAAGCAATAAGATGGAATACCACCTATTTCCTAGAGCCTTAGCACTTTCAGAAGTAGCTTGGACCAATGCCAATAACAAGAATTATAAGGAGTTCTCGGAAGAAAGACTTCCAACCCGACTAGCAGAGCTGGAACAAATGAAGGTCTTTTACAGGGTTCCTGAAGCAGATGTCCAAATTACCAAGGATGCTAAAACAGGAAGACATAAAGTAACTATCACCTCCTTTGTTAAAGGCAGCAAAATATACTATACCGTGGACGGACACAAAGCGGATCAAACTGCCAACCTCTACAGGGGATCTTTCCTTTCGCCCTTTACAGGAACAGGCCAAGACAACTTGACCCTAAACTATATCATTGTAACTCCTGAAGGAAGACAAAGCAATCAGTTCTCTGTAACTATTGAATAGCACTTACTAGGGTTGGCCAGTTCTGCCAACCCTTTTTTATTTCACCATAAACTTTGCAAAACCCACAACAATGAAGACCGTCAAAACTTTACTCACCCTCATTACAGCACTTGCTTTTACATTAATCTCAAAAGCGCAAAATACAGAATTCACTATTTTGACCTATAATATATATCATGGTGAACAAGCCTATCAGAAAGGAAAACCAAACCTCGACGACATTGCCAAGTTAATCAAAGATCTTGACCCTGATTTTGTAGCACTCCAGGAAGTTGACAGCATGACCCAGAGAACCGCTGAGGTTTATGACGGCAAAGCAGTAGACTTGGTTAATGAATTGGCATCAAAAACAGGAATGCACGGCTTCTTCGCTAAGGCAATCGACTATAGTGGCGGAGGATATGGAGAAGGATTACTCAGTAAAAACCCTGCAGAATTAAGCAAGATAGACTTACCGATTCCTCAAGGTGGGGAAAGAAGAGCAATGGCCTTAGCCAGTTACAAGCTCAAGAATGGGCAAACCATTACCTTTGGGGCTACCCATTTGTGTCATCAATTCGACCCTAATCGAATCGCTCAGACAGAAGCAATTGTAGAGCATCTTGAGAAAAAGGCTGGACCAAGCATAGTTGCCGGAGACTTGAATTTCAAGCCTGAAACCACTCCCTACCAAATTTTAGAAAAAGGTTATATCGATGCCGCGGCCTCGTATGGTAACCCACAACTCACTATCCCTTATGAAAACCCTAGATCACGAATCGATTACGTATGGCTCTCCAAAAATTCAAATTGGGAAATCACTGAAGTAAAAGTAATTCCAGTTGGTTTCTCCGACCATATGCCAGTTTTGGTAAAAGTGGTTCTAAAAGACTAAAAATCTTTAAACTAGCAAAACATAAAAAGGCCTTGAGATATGTTCTCAAGGCCTCTTTACAAAATTAATTACTGAAGTGATCAACTTGCTATAATCACCTCCACATTATTTCTTTCAAGCATTTTTACATATTCAGTCTCTATACGATCATCAGTAATCACTTTGTGTACACTGTTAAACCCTGAAATAAAAGCTAAACCAATTTTCTTAAATTTAGTAGAGTCCGAAACCACAATCACTTCTTCAGCAATATCGATCATGATTTGATTGAGATAAGCCTCTTCCATATAATGCGTAAATACTCCTACATCAGCTTTAAAGCCATCCACTCCTAAAAACAATTTGTTACAGTGAAGCTGCTTTAAGTTCCTTTCTGCCATTGGTCCGACCAAAGACATTGAAAATTCTTTTAGAAAACCTCCCGGCATCATCACCTCAAGATTATCATAGCTAGCAAGGTTATTTACAATATCCAATGCATTGCTGATCACTGTTAACCTTTCGAATTTTCCTAAATTATTGGAAATCTCAAAAGTTGTAGTCCCTGAATCCAAGATAATAGAGTCATTCTCTTCTATCATGGACACGGCCTTTTTACCGATTTTTCTTTTGAGGTCAAGGTTGATTTTTTTCTTTTCAGTGACCGGCAGGGCCATATTATTCGTCTTGAATGCGCCACCATGTGCTCTCACTAAAAGTTTATTTCTTTCTAAGTTGGCCAAGTCATTTCGGATAGTCACCTCACTTACCCCCATCTCTTTGCTAAGCTCACTTACATTAACCTGACCATGTTCATCCAAAACCTCCAAAATCCTGGACCTACGCTGCGCCGTCTTTTTCATAGTTCTTTTCTCTTAATTTCAAATAATATCATTTTCCTAAAAAATCTTTCGAAAAATACAGATTAAGTTTCACTTATCAAACATAAGAATGATCATTTAAACCAAAAAACCAACCATTTATTAAGCACTTTATTTACGTTTCCCATGTTTTAACAATCAATATAGGAAAATTATAAAATATTATTTTCGTTTGAACTTTAACTAAAAATTACTCAAAATACAATTTCACAAAAACATAAAGTTTATACTTTCGATTTCAAACTCTCTTACCTCAACCAAGAAACAACTACTTCAATTAGTCTTCTCTATAAATCAACACATTATACACTTTCACCTATTACTCTCTTCGTTTCCTTATCCAATAGATAAAAAATAACAATACTTTAATCATATTCTAAGCATTCA harbors:
- a CDS encoding family 20 glycosylhydrolase, with the protein product MKKQLWMIVLACLCLGTVQAQQSNIPSIIPNPASMELLEGQFILNEEVYIIAKDEISRKSASLFNDFLQKQYHLSLPITEQDQKGSTIKLNLTPNAEKPEAYHLKVESEGITISGDHSGIFYGLQSTLQLISNNGTQLSVPAINIQDEPEFAYRGIMLDVSRHFFEVDQIKKMIDLMAYFKFNKMHWHLTEDQGWRLEIKKYPKLTEISAWRDSTIIGQYYDFKPFIYDGVKHGGYYTQEEAKEVVKYAAERMITVIPEIELPGHSSAALAAYPEFGSFDMDGDKPEDSKPLSGSIMAMKENGEPYDNDLNTQVPGFWGVHPNIYGVKEETFQFLEDVLTEVMEIFPSEYIHIGGDEVPKDHWKTSPISQRLIKKEKLADEHELQSYFVTRMEKFLNENGRKLIGWDEILEGGLAPNATVMSWRGEKGGIAAAKMSHDVIMTPNSHMYFDHYQAEDKITEPLAIGGFLPLEKVYSYSPRPESLSSEEQKFILGVQANLWTEYIATSNKMEYHLFPRALALSEVAWTNANNKNYKEFSEERLPTRLAELEQMKVFYRVPEADVQITKDAKTGRHKVTITSFVKGSKIYYTVDGHKADQTANLYRGSFLSPFTGTGQDNLTLNYIIVTPEGRQSNQFSVTIE
- a CDS encoding LysR substrate-binding domain-containing protein translates to MEIRQLKYFMVLSEELHFHKAAEKLCIVQPALSKQLKLLEEELGIALLQRDKRNVKLTAAGKYFKAEIRVILDQLELVKSHTRLIQEGEKGEIRIGYVGSCIHTFLPDVLTEMHNSFPHIQTYLNEMTSSTQLEAIKNGELDIAFLRNPYPDPLYGSQLVFRETFSLVLPENHHTSEHNFQGLSQLANEEFILPTRADGELYYRVQLSICEDSGFSPRIAHETVHGHTVLNLVGHGLGITFLPTSFEEVSNAAVKFIPLPNINQRAEITALWNKENPNPSLKKLLNFIPRPE
- the agaR gene encoding transcriptional repressor AgaR; translation: MKKTAQRRSRILEVLDEHGQVNVSELSKEMGVSEVTIRNDLANLERNKLLVRAHGGAFKTNNMALPVTEKKKINLDLKRKIGKKAVSMIEENDSIILDSGTTTFEISNNLGKFERLTVISNALDIVNNLASYDNLEVMMPGGFLKEFSMSLVGPMAERNLKQLHCNKLFLGVDGFKADVGVFTHYMEEAYLNQIMIDIAEEVIVVSDSTKFKKIGLAFISGFNSVHKVITDDRIETEYVKMLERNNVEVIIAS
- a CDS encoding endonuclease/exonuclease/phosphatase family protein, with translation MKTVKTLLTLITALAFTLISKAQNTEFTILTYNIYHGEQAYQKGKPNLDDIAKLIKDLDPDFVALQEVDSMTQRTAEVYDGKAVDLVNELASKTGMHGFFAKAIDYSGGGYGEGLLSKNPAELSKIDLPIPQGGERRAMALASYKLKNGQTITFGATHLCHQFDPNRIAQTEAIVEHLEKKAGPSIVAGDLNFKPETTPYQILEKGYIDAAASYGNPQLTIPYENPRSRIDYVWLSKNSNWEITEVKVIPVGFSDHMPVLVKVVLKD